The nucleotide sequence TGTTGACGACGACGTCGACATCCCGCGGGCGCACACCGGCCCTCGCCAGAAGGCCGAGAAAATCACCCTCACACTGGTGGAAAAACGGCGCCATGCCCGGCCGCTCGCGTCCGTTACCCGCTCCTGTGTCGACCAGGACGGTCCGCCCACCGCTGCGCAGCACCCAGGTCTGCAGCGCAAGAACCGTCCGGTCGCTGTCCGGCTCCCAGTGGTCCGGTGCCAGCCAGTCCTCGTTGTCCTTCCATATGTCGGCGGTAGCTCCCGGGAACATGCCGGAGGTGGGCAAGAACGGCGTGTGCCACTCAATGACCCGGATGACTTCGACATCCCCCAGCACCATGCTCTGCACACGCTCGTTCTCGTTCGTCATGTGCTCGAACTTAAAGAGGCCGAACGATCCTCTCAATGCGCGTCCAGCTCAAGGAAATACGCATCCGTCTCACGCCTCATACGGGAGATATCCTCGGCCCATGGATGTGGTGAGCGACGCGATCTCTGCCGTGCACCTCGGCCACCCCTGGTCCCATCGGGTGCGGACGAGTGGGAGTTGGTGCGCACGGCTGGACCCGTACGACGGTGCGGGCTTCTACGTCGTCCTGGAGGGCAACTGCTGGCTGCTGACCGACGGCGGCACCCTGGTGCCTCTCGGCGTGGGGGACGCGGTGCTGCTGCCCCATGGCACAGGCCATGTGATCGCCGACTCCCCCGTCGATGCGGCGGTCGCGGAGGAGAAGGCGGTGCCGTTCGAGCAATGGCTCGTGGCGGAAGGGCCGCGTGCCCGGCCTGCTCACGACGAGACGGAGATGCTCTGTGGCAAGTACTGGCTCGACTGCAGCCGCATGCACCCGCTCATGGCGGAGCTGCCCGAGGTCGTCCACCTTCCCAACCGAGTGGGCAGCCACCTCGAACTCCGTGCCGCGATCGACCTGCTCGCCGGTGAGCTGGACGAGAGCCGGCCCGGCTCCTGCGTCGCGCTGCCGAACCTGCTCGACCTCCTTCTCGTCTATATGATCCGCTCCTGGATGGCCGAGACCACCTGCGGAGTCTGGCCCGGCGCACTGGGCGACCCGGTGACGGCCTCCGCCCTGCGGGCAATGCACTCCAACCCGGCCGCGCCGTGGAGCAATGACCGCCTGGCGGCTGAGGCGGGCGTCTCCCGTCCCACCCTGGCGCGCCGGTTCACCACCCTGGTCGGCCGCCCTCCGATGACGTACCTCACATGGTGGCGCGTGATCCTTGCCGCCACCCTGCTCCGAGACACTCCGGATACCCTGGCCACCATCGCCGGCCGAGTTGGCTACGGCAGCCCGTACGCACTCTCACACGCCTTCGAGAGGGAGTTCGGCACGACACCGGGGCGGTATCGAGCGAAGGTCGCCAAAGGGCCGTCTCATGAGCCCAACAGGGCTTCGCAGGCAGGGAGTTGACTTGGACACCGCACAGGACGCGCAGGACACGGCCAAGCGGCTGCGGGCGATCGGCGACGAGCTGTCGGACCGTTTCTACGAGCGGGCCGACGTGGTGCGGACGCTGGTGGTGACGCTGCTGGCCGGGCAGCACTCGCTGGTGCTCGGCCCGCCCGGAACGGCGAAGTCCGAGATGGCCCGGGAGCTCACGGGCCGGATCGAGGGGGCGGCCTACTGGGAGATCCTGCTGTCCAAGTTCACCGCGCCGACGAGGATGTTCGGACCCATCGACGTCGCCGCACTGGCCCGAGGTGAGTACCGCCAGGTCTACGACGGCCGCGCCACGACCGCGCATGTCGCCTTCATCGACGAGATTTTCAAGTGCTCCACGGCGGCGCTGAACGAGACCCTGGGCTACCTCAACGAGCGGATCTACCACCCCGAGAGCGGCGGCGAGCCAATCCGCTGCCCGCTGATCGGGGCCATCACGGCGAGCAACGAACTGCCCAGCGGTGAGGATTCGGCCGCGATCTACGACCGGCTGCTGGTCCGGATCGAGGTCGGGTACCTGGAAGACCCCTCGAACTTCGCCGCACTGGTCCGCTCCGCCGTCAGCCGCCCGGCGGCACCGGACCGGACCACGGTCGAGCTGGCCGCGTTGCGGCACGCCGTGACCGAAGCCGTCCCGGGCGTGGACGTCCCCGACGCGATCGTGGACGCGGTGTGTACGCTGCGGGCCGCCCTGCGCCGTAAGGAACTCATCGCCTCCGACCGCCGCTGGCGGCAGGCGGTGGGCCTGCTCCAGGCGTCCGCGTACCTCGGCGGCCGTCCGGCGGCCGCCGAGACCGATCTGTCGGTGCTGACGCACGTGCTGTGGGACTCCCCCGCCCAGCGTCCGACCGTCGAGCGCGAGGTGCTGCAACTGGTCAACCCCGACGCCAAGGAGGCGCTCGACCTGGCCGACGGGCTCGAGGAGCTGGAGGCCCAACTCGACGCCATGGCCGGGCAGTCCCGCGAGGCGCTGAGCGAGTGGGTCATCAAAAAGGCCCACAACAAGCTCGCCATGGCGGGGAAGCGGCTGGAGAAGCTGCGCCAGGACGCGGCGAGCGCGGGCCGCTCCACCGCCGCCATCGACCGGGTCAGCGGCCGCCAGCGCGCCGTTCGCGCCCGCGTACTCACCGAGGCGCTCGGCGTGGACGCGAGCACGGTGCAGGCCCAGCTCTGAACACCGGGGGATCAGGACCATGGGCGAGCCACCGGGCCGGACACCGGGTCGGCTCGACGAGCTGGCGAGCCGGGCCGGGAAGTGGCTGGGCCGGTCCGCCGCCGCTCCCGAGCGGCACACGGCGGCCGTGGTCGCGGACCGGTTCGACCGGATCACCTGGCGCGACACCTACGAGCAGTCCGCCGGACTGCGCGATGTGGCCGCGGAGCTGAACGAGCGTTACCGCTACACCACCGACCTCCTGACCGACGTGTTCCTGGCGGCCTACAAGGTCGGCCCGCGGTTGCGCGAGCGCGCGGAGATGGACCCCTCCCGGCTGGTCAACCACCAGGTCATCACCTCGCTGGTGGAGTCACTGGAGTTCGCCGAGCTGCGCCGGGAGACGGCCGGAGACCCCTACGCCGCCGCCATGGCCGTGCTCGCCCAGGCCGCCGCGCTGCGCGGGATGCTGGAGCGCTCCCGGTCGGCCCAGGAGCGGGCCGAGCGGGCGAAGCAGGCCCAGCAGGACGCCGAAGGCGCGGCGGACGCCGTGGGCGAGGCGCTCCAGCAGGCCGCCGACGAGGCGGACTGGTCCAACGGGGTCGGGGCCCCGGCCGCCGACGCCGTACAACAGGCGATCGAGGCCGCCGAGACCGCCGACGCCGCTGCGCGACAGGCCGCCCAGGACGCCGCGCAGGCCCTGGCGGCGGCTCCCGGCATCCGTGCCGCCGCGCGGAACGCGGCGGCGAAGGCCGCCCGGGCGGTGCGGGAGGAGGCCGCGCTGATGCGGGCATGGGGCGTTGGCTCCGGCGAGCTGGAGCGGATGCCGTTCGACCAGCGCGCCCGGCTCGCCGAGCGGCTGCGCAGCGGCCGTCTCGCACGGTGGGCCGAGCTGATCGGTCGCTTCCGGCAGATGGCCGGCGGTGAGCGCGCCCGCAAGGTGGAGAACGCCACCGGCGAGCTGGTCGGCGTCACGCTCGGCGATGACCTCTCCCGCGTCATCCCCTCCGAGCTGGCCAACCTCGGCCTGCCCGAGCTGCGTGCGGTGTTCGCCGCGCGCTACGCCGCCGGGGAGCTGATGCTCTACGACAGCCAGGGAGAGCAGGCCACCGGCCAGGGCGCCATCATCGCGTGCGTGGACACCTCGCACTCCATGTACGAGGCGGGGCCCGGCGGCGTCACCCGGGAGGCGTGGGCCAAGGCGTGCGCCCTGGCGCTGCTGGATCAGGCCCGCCATGCGGGGCGTGACTTCGTCGGCGTCCTGTTCTCCGCCGCCGACAAGATCAAGGTCTTCCGCTTTCCGTCCGGCCGGCCCGCCGGCATCGCCCGGATTCTCGACTTCGCGGAGACCTTCCTCGGCGGCGGCACCAGCTACCAGGCGCCACTGACAGCGGCCCGCGAACTGCTGGAGGAGGAGTTCAACGACACCGCCCGCACGCGCGGCGACATCGTGATGATCACCGATGACGAATGCGGCGTCACCGAGGAATGGATGCGCGGCTGGAACGACGCCAAACACCAGTTGGGCTTCCGGGTCTTCGGCGTGGCCATCGGCGCCCCGCGCGCCGCCGAAACCGGCTCGGTCCTGGAGGCCCTGTGCGACAACCTCCGCTCCATCGAGGACCTCACCGACGTCCACGCGGCCGCCGACCTCTTCCGTGTGATCTGACCCGGCCTTGGATTTCAACGTTGGCCGAGGTGCTCGCGGAAGAAGCCGGCGAGCTTCTCGACGGCGGGGTCCACGTACTGCTTCTTGTCGTAGAGGTCGACATGGCTTGCGCCGTTGATCCAGTGGATCTCCTTGGGTCCGATGGCTCGCTGGAACGCTTCGACGCTCATCCAGGAGGTGACGGCGCGGGTGCCGACAATCATGAGCAGAGGCCGTTGCCCGATCAGCGGGATCGGGGTCAAGGCGTCGAAGGTTGCCATCTTGTCGATGCTGGTCCAGGTGAAGAAACGCGCCGAGCGGGCGTGCCCGGCCCGCGGGGTGCGGTAGTAGTCGAAGCCCTCGGCGCCGTGTTCTCCGCCGAGCGCGCGGGCCTGCTCGGCGGTGTCGGGGAAGAGGGTCAGGACCTGCGGCGCCTCACCACGAGCCTCGGTGGTGCGTGCTTGAGCCGCGGCGTCCAGCATGCCCTGGAACACCGCCGGGTCCTGGGTTCCGTCGGCTCCCAGGCGGAACTGGCGGGCGATGTCGACGGCACTGACCGTGGCGACGGCCTTGATGCGGTGATCGCTCGCGGTGGCGGGCAGTACGTAGCCACCGGAGGCGCAGATGCCGAGTGCGCCGATGCGCTCCGCGTCGACGTCGCCGTGAGTGGTGAGGTAGGAGACGGCCGCCTTGAGGTCCTCGACGCGGTGGGCGGGATCCTCCAGACCGCGCGGCTCGCCGCCGCTCTCGCCCTGGTGGGCCGCGTCGAAGGCGAGCGTGATGAATCCCCTCTCGGCCAGGCGCCGCGCGTACAGGCCGGCGGCCTGCTCCTTCACACCGCTGCCGGGGTGGCCGACGACGATCGCCGGACGCGGACCCGGTGCCGGGGCATCGGGAAGGTAGAGGTGGCCGGCGAGCGGGACGCGGACACTGTCGAAGGTGACGCTGGTCTTCGCCACGGGATGCTCCCTATGCGCTGTCTCGGCGGGGCCGCACCCAGGTGGTGGGCTCCGCGCCCGGCACATCGCCAGGCACTTCTCCACCCTCGGCGCGGCTCTGAGCACGCAAAAGGGGCACGTTCTTGGCTGGGAAGAAACCTGCCCCCTCACCACGTGTGCCGCTCACGCGAGAATGGGGAGCATGACTCCGGCACCCGCCCCCCGCGAGCTCGGAGCCTTCCTCAAGGCTCGCCGAGCACAGCTGGCGCCGCAGGACCTGGGCCTGCCCGAGACGGACTCTCACCGCAAGGTCGCGGGACTGCGCCGCCAGGAGGTCGCCCAGCTCGCGGCCATCAGCGTCGACTACTACACACGACTGGAACAGGGCCGCGTCCGAGCATCCGTATCGGTGCTCGACACCCTCGCCCGCGCGCTGCGCCTCGACGACGACCAACAGAAGTACCTCTACGAACTGGCCGGCAGGTCCGACGCGCGGCCGCGCCGTCGGCGGGGGCCCGCGCAGCGCATGCGGCCCGCCATGCGGCGCCTGCTCGACCAGCTCACGGGGTCCCCCGCCATCGTTCTCGGCAAGCGGATGGACATCCTGGCCTGGAACGTTGCCGCCGCCGCCCTGTTCACCGACTTCTCGCTGACGCCACCGGGGCGGCGCAACTACGTACGCCTGCTGTTCACTGACCCGGTCGTCCGCGATATGCACCGGGAGTGGGAGCACGACGCCCGCGACGCCGTCGCCGCGCTGCGCATGGAGGCCGCGGCGGACCCTGACGACCCCGAGCTGGCCCAGCTCGTCGGCGAACTGTCCGTCCAGGACGCCGACTTCCGCACCTGGTGGGCCGAGCACCGCGTCAACAACCTCAGCTACGGCACCAAGCACTACCGGCATCGGCTGGTCGGTCACCTGACACTGGACTGCGACGTCTGGAGCAGCCCCGACGGCTCAGGGCAGCGCCTCATGGTCCTCACCGCCGAGACCGGCAGTCCGTCGCACGATGCCCTGCGCACCCTCACCGCCCGGACGGCCGGGTAACCGGAGAACGCCCCACTCCCCCACCGGGCAACCTGAGTCGTGACCTGTGGAAACCCAGTCGGCGAACTCTCACTGGGACGGAGCGGAGGGCGTCAGCGGGGTGAAGTAGGTGGCGTCCTTCGGCACTCCATCATGTTCGGTGCCGTCGTCATCGCGGTAGCGCCATGCGAAGGGCAGACCATGGGCGGTCTCGGAGTCGGGTCCGCTCATGAGCTGGAAGTGCAGATGTGGCTCGGAGGAGTTGCCGGAGTTGCCGCACTCGGCCAACTGCCGGCCGACCGTGACCCGGTCGCCCGCGGCCACACGGAGAGATCCGCGCCTGAGGTGCCCGAAGCCCGCATACACGCCCTCGTCTAGCTTGAGCACGAGGTAGTTGCCCCATAGCTGGCGGGGCCACCCCAGACTGCGTATGAAGCCCTCCAGGTAGAGGTAGGCGATGCCGGGCAGCGAGGTGCGGGAGAAGTGGTCGCGCTGGCGGTCGGTGGTTGCCACGACCACGCCGTCGCCGGGGGCCAGGACGGGACTGCCGAAGGCGGGGTAATGGTGCGGACGGTGGCCCAGTGGCCAGAACCGGCGGAACGGGGGCGTGGCCTGTGCCGAGGGGTGGTGTGTCAGGTCGATGGCGTAGGTCTGCGCATGGCTGTGCGTGTGGCTGGGCACCTTCGTGCCCGGGCCGTTGAGGGCCTGCCAGCGTCCGGTGACGGGCACCTCGACCGGGACCGGTGTCTGTCCTTGCGGCGGGTGCTGCTTGCGCCACAGGTGCCAGCGCATCAGCCCGCCGAGCACCAGAAGAATGACGCCTGCGAACCAGAGCGGGCCCAGCCCCTGTCTGTTCACCAGGATGCACACCGCCCCGATGGCGAAGACCAGGCCGTGTCGTTTCCGCAGGGACGTCAACAAGAGTGCTCCTCGTTCCTTGCCGTGGTTCTCTGCCGTGCGATGTTCACCGCCGATGGGTGAGAGCTTGATACTTGCGCAGATGTCCGGCGGGCCACCAGACCAGATTGATCAGGACTCTCGCGCGCGGTGAGCCGCCGTCCCGGTGAGGTGGCCCGCACCCTTGGATGCGAAGACCCGGGTTGGCCGATCCACTCACCGCCGGATGGCTGCACACCTTGGATTCCAAGGAAGAAGGCCGGTTCGAATCGTGAAACAACTGTCCCGTTTGTTCACGTTCCCGGCCTGACTCGTTGGCCATCGGCAGGTTGTCCGGACGAGTGGGCCGATCACAGTTCCCGGTGTGAGTGCGACCAGGTATCTGGAGATCGCGGAGCGGTTGTCCGCCGAGCTGGCCGAGTGCGCCCGTGGCACACGGGTCGCCAGCGAAGCCGAGATCGCCCGGCGATTCGGCGTGGGCCGGGCCGCCGCACGGGCGGCCGTCCAGGAATTGGAGCGACGGTTCGTCGTCCGCCGGACCCAGGGGTCGGGCACGTTCGTCAACCGGCGCATCGACTACGTCATCTCGCGCAGCGTCCCGCCGTCGTGGTCCGCCACGATCGCCGCGGCGGGCGCCACACCTCGCGCACTGGTCAAGTCGGTGCGCACAATCCCCCTGCCCGCCGCACTGACGGACAGGTTCGAGCGGCCCGCCGGGTCGCCGGTGCACGAGGCCTGCCCGGTCTGGTGGACGTGCACAGCGACGGTCTGGAGAAGGAGCTGCTGCCGCGGCCGGGGGCCGAACTGCCCATGGAGTTCGCGCTGTTGTCCTTCGAGGGCAAGCTGCGCGCGGCCGGTGTGACGACGGCGTTCCACGGCGCGGCGTTCGAGGAGAGCGGTGGCCGCGGGATGCGCCGCACCCTGGAGAGCGCGCGGCGGATCTGCGCGGCCGTGGAGAGCCGCGGCGACGACGGCCTGGTGGACCACCGGATCCTGCACCGGCTGGACATCCGCTGCCCGGAGGGTCTGGCCGGGCTGCGGCAGCGGCTCGCGGAGATCGGTGGCGCAGCCCGGGGGCCGGTCCTGGTGTCGCACGAGGACCACACCCCGGGCCAGGGGCAGTACGCGGACCGCGGCTACTACGAGCGGTATCTCGTCGGCACCCGCGGGGTCACCGAGGAGGAGGCCCGCGCCTACGTCGACCGGCTGATCGAGGACCGGGACGGCCGGCTCGACGTCCGCGAGGAGGCGCTGGAGTGGCTCGGCGAGCAGGCCGGGGCGGGCCGGATCCGGCTGCTCGGCCACGACCCCAGCTCGCCGCAGGAGATCGAGGAGCTGTGCGACCGGGGCGGCTCGGTCGCGGAGTTCCCCACCACGACGGCGGCCGCGAAGGCCGCACGCGAGCACGGCATGCCGGTCGTGATGGGCGCTCCCAACGTCCTGCCCGGCCACTCGCACAACGGCAACGCGTCCGGCCGCGAACTGGTCGGCCGCGGCCTGGTCACCGCGCTCGCCTCGGACTATCTGCCGTCGGGGCTGCTCTCGGCGGCACTGCTGCTCGCCGAGGACGGGCTGGCGTCGCTGCCCGAGGCGGTCGGCCTGGTCACCGGCGGCGCCGCGGACGTGGCCGGTCTCCCGGACCGCGGCCGGCTCGCGCCGGGTCTGCGGGCCGACCTGGTGCTGGCCGAAGCGGGCCGCCCCTGGCCCGTCGTCGCGGCCGTCCTGCGCGCGGCCTCGGGAGCCTCGGGAGGTGACGCGGCATGAGCGGCCGGATCCCCTGGCCGGTGCCCGAACCGCACCTGCCCTCCGGCGTCCACCCGGCACTGGCCGCGGCGACCCGCGCCGCCACGGACGCGTTCCGCGCCGCACGCGAGGCGTACGACCGGGCCCAGCTGGCCGAGAAGGTGCAGGTCGGCGCGGACGGTACGCCCACGATGCGGCTGGACATCCTGGTGGACACCGCGATCGCCGAGGTCGTGAACGCCCACCGGATCAATCTGCTCAGCGAGGAGCTGGGCCACATCGACAACGGCTCAGCCGTCACACTGGTCACCGACCCGGTGGACGGCACGGCGAACGCCGCCTCCGGTGTCCCCCTGTCCGCGTTCGCGGGTGTCGTCGCGGTGGACGGAGTGCCGACGGAGGCGCTGACCAGCTGGCTGGACACCGGGCGCTGCTGGCACACGGTGGCGGGCCAGCCGTCGCCGTACCGCACAAACGGCCGTACGGAGCTGGACGGTGCGGCGGTGAGTCTGCTGCGCCCACAGGCCCATATCGCCGACGCGTGGTGGCGGGTGGCGACACGGGCGGCCAGGATCCGCATCCTGTCGACGAGTTGCCTGGAAGCGGTGCTGGTGGCCGAGGGGTCGACGGACGCGTTCGCCGACGCCGGCTCCGACACCCACCGGATCGTGGACCTGGCGGCCGCGATGGTGACGGTCCCCGCGGCGGGCGGCGCGGTGATCGATGTGCACGGCCGACCGCTGGAGATCGATCCCGACCTCACCCGCCGCTGGTCGGGTGTGGTGGCGGCGACCCCGCGGCTCGCGGAGGAACTGGCGGAGACCATCCGCGGAACGGAGGACCGATG is from Streptomyces hygroscopicus and encodes:
- a CDS encoding AraC family transcriptional regulator translates to MDVVSDAISAVHLGHPWSHRVRTSGSWCARLDPYDGAGFYVVLEGNCWLLTDGGTLVPLGVGDAVLLPHGTGHVIADSPVDAAVAEEKAVPFEQWLVAEGPRARPAHDETEMLCGKYWLDCSRMHPLMAELPEVVHLPNRVGSHLELRAAIDLLAGELDESRPGSCVALPNLLDLLLVYMIRSWMAETTCGVWPGALGDPVTASALRAMHSNPAAPWSNDRLAAEAGVSRPTLARRFTTLVGRPPMTYLTWWRVILAATLLRDTPDTLATIAGRVGYGSPYALSHAFEREFGTTPGRYRAKVAKGPSHEPNRASQAGS
- a CDS encoding ATPase; translated protein: MDTAQDAQDTAKRLRAIGDELSDRFYERADVVRTLVVTLLAGQHSLVLGPPGTAKSEMARELTGRIEGAAYWEILLSKFTAPTRMFGPIDVAALARGEYRQVYDGRATTAHVAFIDEIFKCSTAALNETLGYLNERIYHPESGGEPIRCPLIGAITASNELPSGEDSAAIYDRLLVRIEVGYLEDPSNFAALVRSAVSRPAAPDRTTVELAALRHAVTEAVPGVDVPDAIVDAVCTLRAALRRKELIASDRRWRQAVGLLQASAYLGGRPAAAETDLSVLTHVLWDSPAQRPTVEREVLQLVNPDAKEALDLADGLEELEAQLDAMAGQSREALSEWVIKKAHNKLAMAGKRLEKLRQDAASAGRSTAAIDRVSGRQRAVRARVLTEALGVDASTVQAQL
- a CDS encoding von Willebrand factor A translates to MGEPPGRTPGRLDELASRAGKWLGRSAAAPERHTAAVVADRFDRITWRDTYEQSAGLRDVAAELNERYRYTTDLLTDVFLAAYKVGPRLRERAEMDPSRLVNHQVITSLVESLEFAELRRETAGDPYAAAMAVLAQAAALRGMLERSRSAQERAERAKQAQQDAEGAADAVGEALQQAADEADWSNGVGAPAADAVQQAIEAAETADAAARQAAQDAAQALAAAPGIRAAARNAAAKAARAVREEAALMRAWGVGSGELERMPFDQRARLAERLRSGRLARWAELIGRFRQMAGGERARKVENATGELVGVTLGDDLSRVIPSELANLGLPELRAVFAARYAAGELMLYDSQGEQATGQGAIIACVDTSHSMYEAGPGGVTREAWAKACALALLDQARHAGRDFVGVLFSAADKIKVFRFPSGRPAGIARILDFAETFLGGGTSYQAPLTAARELLEEEFNDTARTRGDIVMITDDECGVTEEWMRGWNDAKHQLGFRVFGVAIGAPRAAETGSVLEALCDNLRSIEDLTDVHAAADLFRVI
- a CDS encoding DeoR family transcriptional regulator, translating into MAKTSVTFDSVRVPLAGHLYLPDAPAPGPRPAIVVGHPGSGVKEQAAGLYARRLAERGFITLAFDAAHQGESGGEPRGLEDPAHRVEDLKAAVSYLTTHGDVDAERIGALGICASGGYVLPATASDHRIKAVATVSAVDIARQFRLGADGTQDPAVFQGMLDAAAQARTTEARGEAPQVLTLFPDTAEQARALGGEHGAEGFDYYRTPRAGHARSARFFTWTSIDKMATFDALTPIPLIGQRPLLMIVGTRAVTSWMSVEAFQRAIGPKEIHWINGASHVDLYDKKQYVDPAVEKLAGFFREHLGQR
- a CDS encoding XRE family transcriptional regulator; this encodes MTPAPAPRELGAFLKARRAQLAPQDLGLPETDSHRKVAGLRRQEVAQLAAISVDYYTRLEQGRVRASVSVLDTLARALRLDDDQQKYLYELAGRSDARPRRRRGPAQRMRPAMRRLLDQLTGSPAIVLGKRMDILAWNVAAAALFTDFSLTPPGRRNYVRLLFTDPVVRDMHREWEHDARDAVAALRMEAAADPDDPELAQLVGELSVQDADFRTWWAEHRVNNLSYGTKHYRHRLVGHLTLDCDVWSSPDGSGQRLMVLTAETGSPSHDALRTLTARTAG
- a CDS encoding peptidase M23 encodes the protein MLTSLRKRHGLVFAIGAVCILVNRQGLGPLWFAGVILLVLGGLMRWHLWRKQHPPQGQTPVPVEVPVTGRWQALNGPGTKVPSHTHSHAQTYAIDLTHHPSAQATPPFRRFWPLGHRPHHYPAFGSPVLAPGDGVVVATTDRQRDHFSRTSLPGIAYLYLEGFIRSLGWPRQLWGNYLVLKLDEGVYAGFGHLRRGSLRVAAGDRVTVGRQLAECGNSGNSSEPHLHFQLMSGPDSETAHGLPFAWRYRDDDGTEHDGVPKDATYFTPLTPSAPSQ
- a CDS encoding phosphonate metabolism protein PhnM: MDVHSDGLEKELLPRPGAELPMEFALLSFEGKLRAAGVTTAFHGAAFEESGGRGMRRTLESARRICAAVESRGDDGLVDHRILHRLDIRCPEGLAGLRQRLAEIGGAARGPVLVSHEDHTPGQGQYADRGYYERYLVGTRGVTEEEARAYVDRLIEDRDGRLDVREEALEWLGEQAGAGRIRLLGHDPSSPQEIEELCDRGGSVAEFPTTTAAAKAAREHGMPVVMGAPNVLPGHSHNGNASGRELVGRGLVTALASDYLPSGLLSAALLLAEDGLASLPEAVGLVTGGAADVAGLPDRGRLAPGLRADLVLAEAGRPWPVVAAVLRAASGASGGDAA
- a CDS encoding inositol monophosphatase, with amino-acid sequence MSGRIPWPVPEPHLPSGVHPALAAATRAATDAFRAAREAYDRAQLAEKVQVGADGTPTMRLDILVDTAIAEVVNAHRINLLSEELGHIDNGSAVTLVTDPVDGTANAASGVPLSAFAGVVAVDGVPTEALTSWLDTGRCWHTVAGQPSPYRTNGRTELDGAAVSLLRPQAHIADAWWRVATRAARIRILSTSCLEAVLVAEGSTDAFADAGSDTHRIVDLAAAMVTVPAAGGAVIDVHGRPLEIDPDLTRRWSGVVAATPRLAEELAETIRGTEDR